The segment TGCGCCCACTACAGCGTAGTGATTAAGAAATTTGCATGAATTCAACCGCCGCATGAACCAACCAGATCCCCCACAAGTAATCGAACAGATTGCTGCATACCTCCACATTTCATCGAATCAGATAAAATGCGTTCCAATCCGACACGGCACGCTCGAAAGAAACAACGTCTGGCGACTAACGGCAATGGGGCGCACCTACCTTCTGAAACAACATCTGATAATCCAACCGGTCGGTGATTTCAGACTGAATCCGCAGCTCTTTTGAGGTTACATCAGGCGGGATGCCCCGTGCCAGAGCTTTACTGGTGGTCAGATTCAGCGAGCTGTTTACTGATGAAATGGTGCGGGGATACGACACTTGATAATCTTGCCCAAGAAACACCAACTGGTGAGTTGAAGTCGATTGTTCAGAACACCGTCCGAGCGTTCTGCCAACTAGAGGAGGGATTCGCCAGTAACGCCGACACGCTCAATCCCTACATATACCCTCTCGATTATCCAGTGTTCCTGCGCGATATGATGGAAACGCTACTGGATCAAGGGCGAAAAACCCTCGACTATTTAGCGTGGATGAATGG is part of the Candidatus Poribacteria bacterium genome and harbors:
- a CDS encoding phosphotransferase, giving the protein MRLHQAGCPVPELYWWSDSASCLLMKWCGDTTLDNLAQETPTGELKSIVQNTVRAFCQLEEGFASNADTLNPYIYPLDYPVFLRDMMETLLDQGRKTLDYLAWMNGEPMPADQATRLDAIWERLSNRLHRATSTLGTLDYNARNIVVDGNTPTFIDFGT